One Tolypothrix bouteillei VB521301 DNA window includes the following coding sequences:
- a CDS encoding HPF/RaiA family ribosome-associated protein, translating into MKVAPEITYRNVDKTNALDNLVNEKIGKLEQVCNHISSCHIAIEKIHDRPRSGSPYRVRIDMTVPPGHELVAESNPTDENQYAPVEAVIRDAFKAAVTQLKKLNEQQQESDKSQTHTDAEETTALVTKLFREDGYGFIRALDGQEIYFHRNSVLHDDFDRIELGTGVRFSMVMGEEGPQASTVQIVDKPGANAGKSEQTLIEPPLGY; encoded by the coding sequence ATGAAAGTAGCACCAGAGATTACTTATCGCAATGTCGATAAAACAAATGCTCTTGACAATTTAGTCAACGAAAAAATTGGTAAGTTGGAGCAGGTTTGCAATCACATTAGTAGCTGTCACATTGCAATAGAAAAGATTCACGATCGCCCGCGTAGTGGTTCTCCTTACCGAGTGCGAATCGATATGACTGTACCACCCGGTCATGAACTTGTGGCAGAAAGTAATCCCACAGATGAAAACCAATATGCGCCTGTAGAGGCGGTGATTCGAGATGCTTTTAAAGCAGCTGTCACTCAATTGAAAAAACTCAACGAACAACAGCAAGAGAGCGACAAATCTCAAACTCACACAGATGCAGAGGAAACCACAGCACTTGTGACCAAATTATTTCGTGAGGATGGATATGGCTTTATTAGAGCCTTGGATGGTCAAGAAATTTACTTCCATCGCAACAGTGTGCTCCATGATGACTTTGACCGCATAGAACTAGGTACGGGTGTTCGTTTCTCTATGGTCATGGGAGAAGAAGGACCTCAAGCATCTACAGTGCAAATTGTAGACAAGCCCGGAGCTAATGCTGGCAAGTCAGAACAAACCCTCATTGAGCCGCCATTAGGCTATTAA
- a CDS encoding phosphoribosyltransferase yields the protein MRFKDRTQAGQLLAKDLAAYANRPDTLVLGLPRGGVPVAFEIAKTLNTPLDILLVRKLGVPDQRELAMGAIASGGVRVLNEDIVRSLHISEAEIDQVTEKEQQELERREHLYRGDRPFPELKERTVILVDDGLATGATMRAAVMALQKYNPAKTVVAVPVSAVETHDEFAAKVDEIICGLTPNPFYSVGLWYEDFPQTTDEEVRNLLDKAARKEWLMANC from the coding sequence ATGCGATTTAAAGACAGAACACAAGCAGGTCAATTGTTGGCAAAGGATTTGGCTGCTTATGCTAACCGTCCAGATACCTTGGTGTTAGGGCTTCCACGCGGGGGTGTACCTGTCGCTTTTGAAATAGCCAAAACCTTAAATACGCCCTTAGATATTTTGCTAGTACGCAAACTGGGTGTACCAGACCAAAGAGAACTGGCAATGGGAGCAATCGCCTCTGGTGGGGTACGGGTCTTAAATGAAGATATTGTGCGATCGCTACACATATCCGAAGCAGAAATAGACCAAGTCACGGAAAAAGAACAGCAAGAACTAGAGCGACGCGAACACCTATATCGAGGCGATCGTCCTTTTCCAGAACTGAAGGAACGGACTGTGATTTTGGTAGATGATGGTTTGGCGACAGGCGCTACCATGCGTGCTGCTGTTATGGCATTACAAAAATACAACCCTGCCAAAACAGTTGTTGCTGTACCCGTGTCCGCAGTTGAAACTCACGACGAGTTTGCAGCCAAAGTAGATGAAATAATCTGTGGGTTAACTCCAAACCCCTTCTACAGCGTTGGCTTGTGGTACGAAGATTTTCCGCAAACAACGGATGAAGAAGTTCGTAACCTGTTAGATAAGGCTGCAAGGAAAGAATGGCTAATGGCTAATTGCTAA
- a CDS encoding flavin monoamine oxidase family protein produces the protein MPVQTIVVGAGLAGLSAAYELVLAGQEVQVFEARERLGGRVHTVELSAGQYGDLGAEFVDDRHTAFMNYAASFDLKLDPACQFPNDLYWSVEGMLKNRESFSTEEHTALKSLFEKLQLLVEKQHDPQQTLNEWLGTNQIAPFAKWVARLSARSLFATDPELIGVGFFAYSHTLGAPGYNMRVRGGSSRLVDALAKVLGDRVHTKTPVRRIQQTENNLVSVSIETANGLVEVQASHVIVAIPWSVLRQIPIDAPLTDSQQAAISHLPYGSLVKTLLQYPYRFWSKPNLGITLLDGEYQVMWEPSFAQMGTERILSCFSGGSRSVELGENAVDRAIATVRTVYPEALSILTSRSYDWGADEWAKGGYCYFRPGDLARFNPHLMQRAGQIFFAGEHTAPVEYRGYMEGAIRSGQRAAQQVLVSG, from the coding sequence ATGCCAGTTCAAACCATTGTCGTTGGTGCAGGATTAGCAGGGCTGAGTGCAGCCTATGAATTGGTACTTGCAGGTCAGGAAGTTCAAGTTTTTGAAGCAAGAGAGCGTTTGGGGGGTCGAGTCCATACTGTAGAACTTAGCGCCGGACAGTATGGTGATTTAGGTGCTGAGTTTGTTGACGATCGCCATACTGCTTTCATGAATTATGCTGCTTCTTTCGATCTCAAACTCGATCCAGCTTGCCAGTTTCCCAATGATTTGTACTGGTCTGTTGAGGGAATGCTCAAAAATCGCGAGTCTTTTAGTACAGAAGAACATACTGCTTTAAAAAGTTTATTTGAAAAGCTTCAACTTCTGGTTGAAAAGCAACACGATCCACAGCAAACCCTTAATGAGTGGTTGGGGACAAACCAAATAGCGCCTTTTGCCAAATGGGTTGCGCGTTTATCTGCGCGATCGCTTTTTGCCACTGACCCGGAGTTAATTGGTGTTGGATTTTTTGCATATTCTCATACCCTTGGTGCGCCTGGTTATAATATGCGCGTTCGGGGGGGGAGTTCGCGTTTAGTTGATGCCTTAGCTAAAGTTTTAGGCGATCGAGTGCATACAAAAACTCCCGTGCGTCGCATTCAACAAACAGAGAACAATCTTGTAAGTGTCAGTATTGAGACTGCAAATGGTTTAGTTGAGGTGCAAGCGAGTCATGTCATAGTAGCAATTCCTTGGAGTGTGCTGCGTCAAATTCCGATAGATGCTCCATTAACAGACTCTCAGCAAGCTGCCATTTCGCATTTACCCTATGGAAGTTTAGTGAAGACACTGCTGCAATATCCGTATCGCTTTTGGTCTAAACCTAACCTTGGAATAACATTGCTAGATGGTGAATATCAAGTTATGTGGGAACCCAGCTTTGCACAAATGGGGACAGAAAGAATTCTTTCTTGTTTTAGTGGAGGGAGTCGAAGTGTAGAGTTAGGTGAAAACGCAGTTGACCGGGCGATCGCCACAGTGCGTACTGTGTATCCTGAAGCACTTTCAATTCTGACCTCTCGTTCCTATGATTGGGGTGCTGATGAATGGGCTAAAGGTGGGTACTGCTACTTTAGACCAGGAGATTTGGCTCGCTTTAACCCACATCTGATGCAAAGAGCAGGTCAAATTTTCTTTGCAGGAGAGCATACTGCTCCTGTGGAGTATCGAGGTTATATGGAAGGTGCTATCCGCAGCGGTCAACGTGCTGCTCAACAAGTTCTTGTATCTGGCTGA
- a CDS encoding Uma2 family endonuclease encodes MVSQLESTTKADIIYPDSDGKPMSDNTKQFRWITVIYYNLEWLFANESDVFVAGDLLWYPVEGSNNIRIGPDVMVVFGAPKGDRGSYMQWKEGNIPPQVVFEILSPGNTQTEMNKKLVFYERYGVEEYYLYDPDKNDFSGWVRSSERFDVIDPVHNWVSPRLKIRFDLSGNELSIYRPNGEPFTGYLEISRRLEEVLQRAQQAEQRAEEERQRAEEERQRAEEERQRAEEERQRAEEERQRAERLAHRLRELGIDPDGVD; translated from the coding sequence ATGGTTTCTCAACTAGAATCTACCACTAAAGCAGATATAATTTACCCCGATAGCGACGGTAAACCAATGTCGGATAATACCAAGCAGTTTCGTTGGATTACGGTAATTTACTACAATTTAGAGTGGCTGTTTGCTAACGAATCGGATGTGTTCGTAGCGGGCGACTTGCTGTGGTATCCAGTTGAGGGGAGCAATAACATTCGTATCGGTCCTGACGTTATGGTCGTCTTCGGCGCTCCTAAAGGAGATAGGGGTTCTTATATGCAGTGGAAAGAAGGCAACATTCCCCCACAGGTAGTGTTTGAAATTCTCTCTCCTGGCAACACCCAAACAGAAATGAATAAGAAACTCGTATTTTACGAGCGCTATGGTGTTGAAGAATATTATTTATACGACCCAGACAAAAATGATTTCAGTGGTTGGGTGCGCTCTTCAGAACGATTTGATGTTATAGACCCGGTACATAATTGGGTAAGCCCAAGATTAAAAATTCGCTTTGATTTGTCTGGAAATGAGTTATCGATATATCGTCCCAATGGCGAGCCATTTACAGGTTATTTAGAAATTTCTCGACGTTTAGAAGAGGTACTGCAACGAGCGCAGCAGGCAGAGCAACGAGCCGAAGAAGAACGGCAACGAGCCGAAGAAGAACGGCAACGAGCCGAAGAAGAACGGCAACGAGCCGAAGAAGAACGGCAACGAGCCGAAGAAGAACGGCAACGAGCCGAAAGGTTGGCACATAGGTTGAGAGAGTTAGGTATTGACCCAGATGGAGTTGATTAA
- the recR gene encoding recombination mediator RecR, with protein MGDKTTVYARPLARLIEQLQRLPGVGPKTAQRLALHIIKRPEAEVEALAHALIEAKKQVGLCSVCFHLSSEPVCEICRNANRDNTTLCVVADPRDVIALEKTREYKGKYHVLGGVISPIDGIGPEQLTIQPLVRRVSQQKPHEVILAISPSVEGETTTLYIGHLIKPFTKVTRIAFGLPVGGDLEYADEVTLARALEGRRELD; from the coding sequence ATTGGAGATAAAACTACGGTTTACGCACGCCCCTTAGCACGATTAATTGAGCAATTGCAACGCTTACCCGGAGTGGGTCCAAAAACTGCCCAACGCTTGGCATTGCATATCATAAAAAGACCAGAGGCAGAAGTTGAGGCTTTGGCACACGCTCTCATAGAAGCAAAAAAGCAGGTGGGCTTGTGCTCTGTTTGCTTTCACCTATCTTCTGAACCTGTTTGTGAAATCTGTCGCAACGCCAACCGCGATAATACGACTCTGTGTGTCGTAGCCGATCCTCGGGATGTGATTGCCTTGGAAAAAACCCGCGAGTACAAAGGTAAGTATCATGTTTTGGGTGGAGTTATTTCCCCAATCGATGGCATTGGTCCAGAACAATTGACTATTCAACCTTTGGTGCGACGGGTGAGCCAGCAAAAGCCCCATGAGGTTATTTTAGCGATCAGTCCCAGTGTCGAAGGTGAGACAACAACTCTTTATATCGGTCACCTTATCAAACCATTTACTAAAGTCACGCGGATTGCTTTTGGGTTACCTGTAGGTGGAGATTTGGAATACGCCGATGAGGTGACTTTGGCAAGAGCCTTGGAAGGACGCCGAGAGTTAGATTAA
- a CDS encoding histidine triad nucleotide-binding protein — protein MSETTETIFSKIIKREIPANIVYEDELALAFKDITPQAPVHILVIPKKPIAKLSDAGSEDTVLLGHLLLTAKRVAEEAGLTNGYRVVINTDADGGQTVYHLHLHILGGRQLSWPPG, from the coding sequence ATGAGTGAAACCACAGAAACGATTTTCAGCAAAATTATTAAGCGGGAAATTCCAGCTAATATAGTTTATGAAGATGAATTGGCCCTTGCCTTCAAAGACATTACTCCCCAAGCCCCCGTTCATATTCTTGTCATTCCTAAAAAACCAATAGCCAAATTATCTGATGCTGGCTCTGAAGATACTGTTCTTCTCGGGCATCTATTATTAACTGCTAAACGTGTTGCTGAAGAAGCTGGGCTGACTAATGGCTACCGTGTCGTCATAAACACGGATGCTGATGGCGGTCAAACAGTTTACCACCTACACTTACATATTTTAGGTGGACGGCAGTTATCTTGGCCTCCTGGTTGA
- a CDS encoding YifB family Mg chelatase-like AAA ATPase produces the protein MLARVWSASIVGIDAVKVGVEVDVSGGLPGIVVLGLPDAAVQEAKERVKATLKNAGFAFPIRKIVINLTPADLRKEGPCFDLPMSVGILAASEQVSAELLGDYLFLGEVSLDGSLRPVAGVLPIAAAAQKMGIAGFVVPADNAQEAALVEGLPVYGFKDLSEVVNFLNNPKRYKAVQLDNIVEILHSTSGQADLKDVKGQAHARRALEIAAAGGHNLVFVGPPGSGKTMLARRLPGILPGLQLKEALEVTRIYSVAGLLKNQGSLVRDRPFRSPHHSASGPSLVGGGSFPRPGEISLAHKGILFLDELTEFKRDVLEFLRQPLEDGYVTISRARQSVMFPAQFTLVASTNPCPCGYYGDTTQNCSCTPRQREQYWAKLSGPLMDRIDLQVAVNRLKPEEITQQPTGECSKIVRDRVQQARDIAECRFKNEAHLSCNAQMQNSHLQRWCNLDDSSRNLLEGAIRKLGLSARASDRILKVARTIADLAGDDNLKPQYVAEAIQYRTIDRMQ, from the coding sequence ATGCTAGCTAGAGTCTGGAGCGCGTCAATTGTCGGCATTGACGCCGTTAAAGTCGGCGTTGAAGTGGATGTGTCAGGCGGTTTGCCGGGAATTGTCGTTCTAGGCTTGCCAGATGCAGCCGTTCAAGAAGCTAAAGAAAGGGTTAAGGCAACTCTCAAGAATGCTGGTTTTGCATTTCCCATCCGAAAAATTGTGATCAATCTGACGCCTGCGGATTTACGAAAAGAAGGTCCGTGTTTTGATTTGCCGATGAGTGTCGGAATTTTAGCGGCTTCAGAACAAGTAAGTGCTGAGTTATTGGGTGACTACCTTTTCTTGGGTGAGGTTTCTCTGGACGGTAGCCTCCGCCCGGTTGCTGGTGTTTTGCCGATCGCTGCTGCAGCCCAAAAGATGGGAATTGCAGGTTTTGTTGTTCCTGCTGACAACGCGCAGGAAGCGGCGTTAGTGGAAGGATTGCCAGTTTACGGCTTTAAAGATTTGTCTGAAGTCGTTAATTTTTTAAACAATCCCAAGCGGTACAAAGCCGTACAGTTAGATAATATAGTAGAAATATTGCACTCAACGTCAGGACAAGCAGATTTAAAAGACGTAAAAGGGCAAGCTCATGCCCGCCGTGCTTTGGAAATTGCAGCTGCGGGTGGGCATAATTTAGTGTTTGTCGGTCCTCCTGGTAGTGGCAAAACCATGCTGGCGCGTCGTTTGCCTGGAATTTTACCAGGACTGCAATTGAAGGAAGCTCTGGAGGTGACTCGCATTTATTCCGTCGCGGGTTTGTTAAAAAACCAAGGCTCGTTGGTTCGCGATCGCCCCTTCCGCAGTCCTCACCATTCTGCTTCTGGTCCTTCTTTGGTGGGTGGTGGTAGTTTCCCACGTCCCGGAGAAATTTCTTTAGCACATAAAGGCATCTTGTTTTTGGACGAACTGACTGAGTTCAAACGTGATGTCTTGGAATTCTTGCGTCAGCCCCTCGAAGACGGGTACGTCACTATTTCTCGTGCCAGACAATCTGTGATGTTTCCCGCTCAGTTTACCTTAGTTGCCAGTACTAACCCCTGTCCTTGCGGTTATTATGGGGATACTACCCAAAACTGTAGCTGTACGCCCAGGCAAAGAGAGCAATACTGGGCTAAGCTTTCGGGTCCTTTAATGGATAGAATTGATTTGCAAGTTGCTGTGAACCGTTTAAAGCCGGAAGAGATTACCCAACAACCAACAGGAGAATGCTCTAAAATTGTGAGAGACAGGGTGCAACAAGCACGCGATATTGCAGAGTGCAGATTCAAAAATGAAGCTCATTTATCTTGCAATGCACAAATGCAAAACTCCCATCTTCAAAGATGGTGTAATTTAGATGACAGCAGCCGCAATTTGTTAGAAGGGGCAATTAGAAAATTGGGTTTATCGGCCAGGGCAAGCGATCGCATTCTCAAGGTAGCACGGACTATTGCAGATTTAGCAGGAGATGATAACTTGAAACCTCAGTACGTTGCTGAAGCAATTCAGTATCGGACAATTGATAGAATGCAGTGA
- a CDS encoding Uma2 family endonuclease, with protein MIAQLQHSLMTPQEYLEWEEQQPIKYEYIKGEVFAMTGGTIPHNDIALNLASALKNHLRGKGCKVQMADAKVGISLQGPFHYPDVMVSCDPQDIRAREVIYHPCLIVEVLSPSTEAFDRGKKFRHYRRIDTLKEYVLIESDKMNVECYRLNDKGKWELTSYSLEETTTNETELEVFLTSVDFHCPISLLYEDVVFPENNPEEISDD; from the coding sequence ATGATTGCTCAACTCCAACATTCACTCATGACTCCCCAAGAGTATCTGGAATGGGAAGAACAACAACCCATTAAGTACGAATATATTAAAGGGGAAGTTTTCGCTATGACGGGGGGAACAATCCCTCATAACGATATTGCTCTCAATCTTGCTTCCGCATTGAAAAATCACTTACGAGGTAAGGGCTGTAAAGTTCAGATGGCAGATGCTAAAGTAGGCATTTCCCTTCAGGGACCTTTTCACTACCCAGATGTGATGGTTAGTTGCGATCCACAAGACATCAGAGCGCGTGAAGTTATTTATCATCCCTGTTTAATTGTAGAAGTATTATCTCCAAGTACAGAGGCATTCGATAGAGGAAAAAAATTTAGACATTACCGTCGGATTGATACCTTAAAAGAATACGTTCTTATTGAGTCAGATAAAATGAATGTAGAATGTTATCGTCTCAATGACAAGGGAAAATGGGAACTCACCTCTTATTCACTTGAGGAAACAACTACTAACGAAACAGAACTAGAAGTATTTTTAACCAGCGTTGATTTCCATTGTCCTATTTCTTTGCTGTATGAAGATGTTGTTTTTCCCGAAAATAATCCAGAAGAAATTTCTGATGACTAG
- a CDS encoding pentapeptide repeat-containing protein encodes MKITSSELLQRYAVGERNFSGVDLSGADLSGVNLSRANLSFANLSRSHLIGSNLSGANLFRARLNDAELMGANFTLANLRRARLESVYVRGSANFALADLRDASLTVLFEGVNLTGADLSGADLYRSYLKDTTLRDTNLTGANLENVSFENVDLTNANLMDVTHLSFDGNDSVILHNTTMPDGSIVTNNR; translated from the coding sequence ATGAAAATAACTTCTTCAGAGTTATTGCAGAGGTATGCTGTTGGGGAGAGAAACTTTAGTGGGGTTGATTTGAGTGGGGCTGACTTGAGTGGTGTCAATCTTAGCAGGGCTAACTTGAGCTTTGCTAATTTGAGTAGATCTCATCTCATCGGTTCCAATTTGAGTGGTGCTAACCTGTTTAGAGCCAGGTTGAATGACGCGGAATTAATGGGTGCTAACTTCACCCTTGCTAATTTGAGAAGAGCACGGTTAGAAAGTGTTTATGTGAGAGGAAGCGCTAACTTTGCCCTTGCTGACCTCAGAGATGCGTCCCTGACTGTTCTTTTCGAGGGCGTTAATCTGACAGGCGCTGACCTTAGTGGTGCTGATTTGTATAGGTCTTACCTGAAAGATACTACCTTAAGGGATACTAACCTGACTGGTGCCAATCTGGAGAACGTTTCTTTCGAGAATGTTGACTTGACCAATGCCAATTTAATGGATGTAACTCATCTGAGTTTTGATGGTAATGATAGTGTTATTCTCCATAACACTACTATGCCGGACGGTAGTATTGTCACAAATAACCGCTAA
- a CDS encoding DUF4231 domain-containing protein, translating to MSPEQAIASIVASIVTSFPFQENWIAANTSVELLEAEQEKFVLGVSEPYRYNDAANETQYQQQAQIAIENFITQVNNIHLKQVQESAVKKSPEQKTETSEDLVK from the coding sequence ATGAGCCCGGAACAGGCGATCGCCTCTATTGTCGCTAGTATTGTTACCTCCTTTCCTTTCCAAGAGAATTGGATTGCCGCTAACACCAGCGTTGAATTGTTAGAAGCAGAACAAGAGAAATTCGTCTTGGGAGTTAGTGAACCTTATCGTTACAACGATGCAGCGAATGAAACACAATATCAACAACAGGCACAAATAGCGATCGAGAACTTTATTACTCAGGTGAATAATATTCATCTCAAGCAAGTACAAGAATCGGCTGTGAAGAAATCACCCGAGCAAAAAACAGAGACATCGGAAGATTTAGTCAAATAG